Proteins from a single region of Abyssalbus ytuae:
- a CDS encoding SDR family NAD(P)-dependent oxidoreductase: MSLKLKNKVAIVTGSSKGIGAGIAKRYAKEGAKVVVNYSKSKENADRVVNEIIQNGGIAISAQADISRFTDIKKLFEETKKAFGQLDILVNNAGIFKIEWIDGITEESFHLQVNTHLMAPILSIQQAVKMFGENGGSIINISSTVSQNPLPGFMVYSAAKAGIDNVTKALAKELGPKKIRINVIAPGITETEGNYEMGILGGDTEKQMLPLTPLGRLGQPNDIAKVAVFLASDDAGWVTGERITVSGGLL, from the coding sequence ATGAGTTTAAAATTAAAAAACAAAGTAGCTATAGTTACGGGTTCATCAAAAGGGATTGGTGCAGGAATTGCAAAAAGATATGCAAAAGAAGGTGCAAAAGTTGTGGTTAATTACTCTAAAAGCAAAGAGAATGCAGACAGGGTAGTTAACGAGATTATTCAAAATGGTGGTATTGCTATTTCGGCACAGGCAGATATTTCAAGGTTTACCGACATCAAAAAACTTTTTGAAGAAACAAAAAAAGCATTTGGTCAGTTGGATATTTTGGTGAACAATGCAGGGATTTTTAAAATAGAATGGATAGATGGTATTACGGAAGAAAGTTTTCATTTACAGGTAAACACTCACCTTATGGCTCCCATTTTAAGCATTCAACAAGCTGTGAAAATGTTTGGTGAAAATGGTGGAAGTATTATTAACATTAGTTCAACAGTAAGCCAAAACCCACTTCCGGGGTTTATGGTTTACTCTGCCGCCAAAGCAGGTATTGATAATGTCACAAAAGCTTTGGCAAAAGAGCTAGGCCCGAAAAAAATTCGCATCAATGTTATTGCTCCGGGAATTACCGAAACAGAAGGGAATTATGAAATGGGAATTCTTGGTGGTGATACCGAAAAACAAATGCTTCCACTTACTCCGCTGGGCCGGTTAGGTCAGCCAAATGATATTGCAAAGGTTGCCGTTTTTCTTGCTTCTGATGATGCTGGTTGGGTTACAGGTGAAAGAATTACAGTTTCCGGTGGTTTGTTGTAA
- a CDS encoding winged helix-turn-helix transcriptional regulator yields MKRKEKICPEETTCSVDYAFKRIGGKYKGRILWYLHEQSILRYGELSRTLPDITTKMLTQTLRELESDNLVCRKVYHEVPPKVEYSLTETGQELIPFISYLKDWGEKQIEKERKVK; encoded by the coding sequence ATGAAAAGAAAAGAAAAAATTTGTCCTGAAGAAACAACCTGCTCTGTCGATTACGCATTTAAACGTATTGGAGGCAAATACAAGGGCAGAATTTTATGGTATTTACACGAACAAAGTATTTTGCGATACGGGGAATTAAGCAGGACTTTACCCGACATTACCACTAAAATGCTGACACAGACATTAAGAGAATTAGAATCAGATAATTTAGTCTGTAGAAAAGTCTATCACGAAGTGCCTCCAAAAGTGGAATACTCCCTAACAGAAACAGGACAAGAACTTATCCCATTTATCAGTTATCTTAAAGATTGGGGCGAAAAACAAATTGAAAAAGAACGAAAGGTAAAATAA
- a CDS encoding 2-oxoacid:ferredoxin oxidoreductase subunit beta has protein sequence METSVKKYTFKDFASDQEVRWCPGCDDYVILRSMQKALPEMGVKKEDVVFISGIGCSSRFPYYMETYGMHGIHGRAPAIATGVKLANQDLSVWVITGDGDSLAIGGNHFIHVLRRNIDLNIILFNNKIYGLTKGQFSPTSLVGQKTKSSPYGNTQPPFSAGELAIGAQARFFARIAGNNPKDMTQIFIEAHKFKGTSLIEVLQNCVIFNDGCYTSYTDKEVKDDKQIFLEHGKPMIFGRNRDKGLILNGLRLEVVNIGKNGITGEDILVHDAHEKDPTLHQMLIRLQDPIVTGIIRSCKDVTLEEREDALTAQVKSDSSFSKTDDLFFSGETYAIK, from the coding sequence ATGGAAACATCAGTAAAAAAATATACGTTCAAAGATTTTGCAAGTGACCAGGAAGTAAGATGGTGTCCCGGATGTGATGATTATGTTATTTTACGATCCATGCAAAAAGCATTGCCTGAAATGGGAGTTAAAAAAGAAGATGTGGTTTTTATTTCAGGTATAGGATGTTCATCACGTTTTCCTTATTATATGGAAACGTACGGCATGCATGGTATTCATGGAAGGGCTCCCGCAATAGCCACAGGAGTAAAATTGGCTAATCAGGATTTAAGCGTATGGGTAATTACCGGTGACGGAGATTCCCTGGCCATAGGAGGTAATCACTTTATACATGTTTTACGACGTAATATTGATTTAAACATCATATTATTCAATAATAAAATATATGGTTTAACAAAAGGACAATTTTCTCCTACTTCTTTGGTGGGACAAAAAACAAAATCCTCTCCTTACGGAAACACTCAACCTCCTTTTTCTGCAGGTGAATTGGCAATAGGGGCACAGGCAAGATTTTTTGCACGAATAGCCGGAAACAACCCGAAGGATATGACCCAAATTTTTATTGAGGCTCATAAATTCAAGGGGACTTCATTAATAGAAGTGTTACAGAATTGTGTGATTTTTAATGACGGTTGCTATACTTCTTATACTGACAAAGAAGTAAAGGATGATAAGCAAATTTTTCTGGAACATGGAAAACCTATGATCTTCGGAAGAAACCGTGATAAAGGATTAATATTGAACGGGTTAAGATTAGAAGTGGTAAACATAGGCAAAAACGGAATTACCGGGGAGGATATTCTTGTTCATGATGCCCATGAAAAAGACCCGACCTTGCATCAAATGCTTATCCGCTTACAAGATCCTATTGTAACAGGAATAATAAGAAGCTGTAAAGATGTCACTTTAGAAGAAAGGGAAGATGCTTTAACCGCACAGGTTAAATCGGATTCCAGTTTTTCAAAAACAGACGATTTATTCTTTTCAGGTGAGACTTATGCTATAAAATAG
- a CDS encoding 2-oxoacid:acceptor oxidoreductase subunit alpha has product MIKEKKPSTASLETVVVRFVGDSGDGMQFTGTQFSDTSAMFGNDVATFPNYPSEIRAPQGSLYGVSGFQVHIGSIEVRTPGDEVDLLVAMNPAGLKTNLYAVKPGHTIIVDVDAFTRKNLEKAEYDNNPLEDGSLENYRVIEVAMTTLTKEALKDVEGLDNKSIVRSKNMFALGMVYWMYNRSTEHTIEFLNKKFSAKPHLIEANTKVLNAGLFFAETLELIPNSYNILPAKMVSGTYRIIMGNTATAWGFLAAAEKSGLELFLGSYPITPASDILHELVKHKHFGVKTFQAEDEIAGISSAIGAAFAGDLAITTTSGPGLALKGEALGLAMMLELPLVVVNVQRGGPSTGLPTKTEQSDLLQAMYGRNGESPVIVIAASTPANCFNYAYMAAKLALEHMTPVILLTDGYIANGSAPWKIQSVNDMPEIKSKIIKTVDDNWSPYRRDNETLARDWAVPGNAGLEHRVGGLEKDFLTGNVSYVPENHELMTKTRAEKIKRVENHIPLLQPEFADEGDLLVIGWGGTYGALHTAVKQLHDEGYKNIGFAHFNYINPLPKNTEEMLNRFKKIVVCELNNGQFVNILRMNFNRCGFLQYNKIQGLPFGNKELIKKFKELVA; this is encoded by the coding sequence ATGATTAAAGAAAAAAAACCTTCTACAGCATCTCTGGAAACGGTAGTAGTACGTTTTGTAGGAGACTCAGGTGATGGTATGCAATTTACCGGAACTCAGTTTTCTGATACTTCTGCGATGTTTGGTAATGATGTGGCAACTTTTCCTAATTATCCATCCGAAATAAGGGCACCTCAGGGAAGTTTGTACGGGGTTTCCGGTTTTCAGGTGCATATTGGAAGTATAGAAGTACGTACTCCGGGAGATGAAGTAGATTTATTGGTAGCCATGAATCCGGCCGGCTTAAAGACCAATCTGTATGCGGTTAAGCCAGGGCATACCATAATTGTGGATGTTGATGCATTTACCAGAAAAAATTTGGAAAAAGCAGAATATGATAATAATCCTTTAGAAGATGGGAGTCTGGAAAATTACAGGGTAATTGAAGTTGCCATGACAACTTTAACAAAAGAAGCCTTGAAAGATGTGGAAGGCCTGGATAATAAAAGTATAGTAAGAAGTAAAAATATGTTTGCTCTGGGAATGGTATACTGGATGTACAACCGGTCTACTGAACATACCATTGAATTTCTTAACAAAAAGTTCAGCGCAAAACCTCACTTAATTGAAGCCAACACCAAAGTGCTTAATGCCGGACTATTTTTTGCTGAAACCCTTGAGCTTATTCCTAATTCTTATAATATTTTGCCCGCTAAGATGGTTTCAGGAACGTATCGGATAATTATGGGAAATACTGCCACGGCTTGGGGATTCCTTGCGGCCGCAGAAAAATCAGGATTGGAACTTTTTTTGGGTTCTTACCCAATAACACCGGCTTCCGATATACTCCATGAACTTGTAAAGCATAAACATTTTGGAGTAAAAACTTTTCAGGCAGAAGATGAAATAGCCGGAATATCATCGGCAATTGGTGCTGCTTTTGCAGGAGATCTGGCTATTACCACCACTTCAGGGCCCGGGCTCGCTTTAAAAGGTGAGGCTTTGGGTTTGGCTATGATGCTGGAATTACCCCTGGTAGTAGTGAATGTACAAAGGGGAGGTCCTTCAACCGGATTACCCACTAAAACAGAACAATCCGATCTTTTACAGGCCATGTATGGAAGGAATGGCGAAAGTCCTGTAATTGTAATTGCGGCCAGTACACCTGCAAATTGCTTTAATTATGCATATATGGCAGCTAAACTTGCCTTGGAACACATGACCCCGGTTATACTTTTAACTGACGGATATATTGCCAACGGATCTGCACCATGGAAAATTCAATCGGTGAACGATATGCCGGAAATAAAATCGAAAATTATTAAAACTGTTGATGATAACTGGTCGCCATACAGACGGGACAATGAAACTTTAGCCAGAGACTGGGCTGTGCCTGGCAATGCAGGTTTGGAACACAGGGTAGGGGGATTAGAAAAGGATTTTTTAACCGGAAATGTATCTTATGTACCCGAAAACCATGAGTTGATGACTAAAACAAGAGCTGAAAAAATTAAAAGGGTAGAAAATCATATTCCCTTATTACAGCCTGAATTTGCCGATGAAGGGGATTTGCTGGTAATTGGATGGGGAGGAACTTACGGAGCACTGCATACAGCTGTTAAACAATTGCATGATGAGGGATATAAAAATATTGGATTTGCACATTTTAACTATATCAATCCGTTACCAAAAAATACTGAAGAAATGTTAAACAGATTTAAAAAAATTGTGGTGTGCGAACTAAATAACGGACAGTTTGTAAATATCCTGCGGATGAATTTTAACCGCTGCGGATTTTTACAATATAACAAAATACAAGGTTTGCCTTTTGGTAATAAAGAGCTTATTAAAAAATTTAAAGAATTAGTAGCATAA
- a CDS encoding 4Fe-4S dicluster domain-containing protein, with amino-acid sequence MAITITDECINCDACIAECPNHAIYEPDQEWSYSEETSLSGTTVSPEGKEIDADAENAPLSDEFYFIVPEKCTECKGFHDEPQCASVCPVDCCVPDENHVESEEELLAKKAWLHGE; translated from the coding sequence ATGGCTATTACAATTACAGATGAATGCATTAACTGTGACGCCTGTATAGCAGAGTGTCCCAACCATGCAATTTACGAACCAGATCAGGAATGGTCTTATTCAGAAGAGACTTCATTAAGTGGTACAACAGTTTCTCCGGAAGGAAAAGAAATTGATGCCGATGCTGAAAATGCACCCCTGTCTGACGAATTTTATTTTATAGTTCCCGAAAAATGTACAGAATGCAAAGGTTTTCATGATGAACCTCAGTGCGCTTCCGTTTGTCCGGTGGACTGTTGTGTTCCCGATGAGAATCATGTAGAATCCGAAGAAGAATTACTGGCAAAAAAAGCCTGGCTACACGGAGAATAA